From a single Silene latifolia isolate original U9 population chromosome 6, ASM4854445v1, whole genome shotgun sequence genomic region:
- the LOC141588539 gene encoding uncharacterized protein LOC141588539, which yields MDQRQQLFRSRCTIGGNVCNLIIDGGSCTNVASSVLVEKLSLTTQNHPCPYKLRWLDKEAELKVDKQCLVSFSIDKHYVDKVLCDVLPMDAYHLLLGRPWEFDKSLVHHGKDNTYSFEIDKR from the coding sequence ATGGATCAAAGACAACAACTTTTTAGGTCTAGGTGTACCATTGGGGGGAACGTTTGCAACCtaatcattgatggaggtagtTGTACTAATGTGGCCTCTAGTGTCCTTGTTGAGAAGCTTTCCTTAACCACCCAAAACCATCCATGTCCTTACAAATTGAGGTGGCTTGACAAGGAGGCCGAATTGAAGGTTGACAAACAATGCTTAGTGTCCTTCTCTATTGACAAACATTATGTTGATAaggttctttgtgatgttctacctatggatgcttacCATCTTCTACTTGgtagaccttgggagtttgataagaGTTTGGTGCATCATGGAAAGGATAACACTTACTCCTTTGAAATTGACAAGAGGTAA